The genomic interval ACGACATCTGTGCGCCATGTGTGGACGTCGGCTCTCGCCGGCTTAATCGACTTGGACGAACGCGATCAAGAACGAGCACATGGTTCCAGTTCAGCACAGGGCAGTTCATCGTCGACGGGCGAAAGCAGCTTTTACTCTAAGCTGAGGTAGTCCGCACGATCCGGAGCAGCGGTACTGTGCCCGGCCGTTGGACTACAGCCCCAAGCTGTCATCAACAACAGTTGAACGTCTGTCAGAATTGCGAAAAGTGTATATATTAGACAAATGAGAACAATCAGTTGTCGATACTGATCGCGAAAAGGTTGGGAGCCCTCTTCTTCAACTTTGCAGACTGGGGAGAATCCGACAGCAATCCAGGGAGGAAGAAAAATGAGCAAAAAGGCAGTATCGCGTCGAGAGTTGCTGGGAGCATCTACGCTCGTTGGAGCAACCGCAGTTGGGGCTCTTGCCGCCCCGGCCGTGCTGGCCCAGGCACCCACCGTCATTAAAATGCAAACATCCTGGCCCGCGTCGGACATCTGGATGGATTTTGCCCGCCTGTACGTCGAACGGGTCGAACGAATGTCCGGCGGACGCCTGAAGTTCGAACTAATGCCTGCCGGTACGGTCGTCGGCGCGTTTCAGGTGCTCGACGGCGTCAACGATGGCGTGATCGACGCAGCCCACACCGTTCCCGTCTATTGGTACGGAAAGCACAAGGCGGCTTCCCTCTTCGGTACCGGGCCGGTATTTGGCGGCAGCGCAACCACCATGCTCGGCTGGTTCCATCAAGGTGGCGGCAAGGATCTCTACCGAGAACTCACCCAGGACATCATGGGGCTGAACGTTTACGGCTTCTATGGCTTCCCTATGCCCGCGCAGCCGTTCGGCTGGTTCAAGAACCCGGTCGCGACCGTGAACGACATCAACGGCCTCAAATATCGTACGGTCGGGCTCGCCGCCGATCTCATGCAGAACATGGGCATGAGCGTCGCTCAACTTCCGGGCGGCGAGATCGTGCCGGCAATGGAGCGAGGTGTCATCGACGCTTTCGAGTTCAACAATCCCTCCTCTGACATACGGTTTGGTTCGCAGGATGTCGCCAAGAACTACATGCTGTCGTCTTACCATCAAGCGAGCGAATCTTTCGAGTTCCTCTTCAACAAGGATGTGTTTGACGACCTTCCCGACGATCTGCAGGCGATCCTGGAATATGGCGTGGAGGCAGCAAGCACGGCGATAACAGCGTCCGCGATGGACAACTATTCAAGCGACCTTCAAAAACTCCAGGCCGAACATGGCGTGACCGTGCACCGCACTCCAAAGGAAATTCTGGACGCGCAACTGAAGGCCTGGGATGAGATCATCCCGACGCTTGAAGCGGATGCGTTCATGAAGAAGGTGCTCGACAGTCAGCGGCAGTGGGTGGAGAGGGTCGTGTACTACGAATTGATGAACTCCGCCGATCTCGCACTCGCCTATGAGCACTATTTCCCCGGAAAATTGAACCTCGGAAAATAGATGGTGCAGGCCCGGTATTTCCGGGCCTCGTCCCTCATCGAGGTTAGGGAGGCGCTTGCATGCTCCGTTACATTGCATTCGCCGACGAATTGTCGGCGTGGTTCGGCAAGGTGTTCGCGTGGGGAATACTCATCATGGCCTTCGGCGTCGGCTATGAGGTTGTTGCACGCTACCTTTTTCGCGCGCCGACCCCCTGGGCCTTCGATCTGAGCTATATGCTCTATGGAACGATCTTCATGATGGCGGGAGCGTATACCCTCTCGCGTGATGGTCATGTGCGCGGCGACTTCATCTACCGGCTCTGGAAACCGCGCACGCAGGCCAGGCTGGAACTGGTGTTGTACTTCATCTTTTTCTTTCCCGGTATAACCGCGCTTGTGTTCTCGGGCTGGAAATATGCCGCACGCAGTTGGCGCTACCTGGAGGTCAGTTCCAACAGTCCCGCCGGTGTGCCGATTTTCCAGTTCAAGGCTGTGATCGTCGCCGCCGGAATTCTCCTGTTCCTGCAGGGCGTGGCGCAGGTCTTCCGCTGCATTCTCTGCATAAGGACGGGCGAATGGCCGAAGCAGGCCGAAGATGTCGAAGAACTGGAAAAGGTACTACTGGAAACAAAGAGCCTGGACGTGCTCGACTCCGAGGACGAGGGTTTCCTTCCGTCGCGGGGACTTGACGCCGGACGTGAACCACGGGATCGGGACTCTCAATGACGGATGCACATATCGCCGTCGGGATGCTCCTCATCCTGATCCTCGCCATCTTCCTCGGCTTCCCGGTGGCGTTCACCTTGATGGCTCTCGGTGTCGGCTTCGGATACTATGCCTATTTCGATGCCGGCCGCATGTGGCGCGGCTATGACCGCGCGCTCGAATCCGGCGGTGATGCCTTTACACTGGCGCAGACCTGGATCGGCGGTTTCTTCAACAACCGGATCTTCGATCTGTTCGTCAACCAGACCTACTCGGTCATCCAGAACGACGTGCTGACAGCTATCCCGCTGTTCCTGTTCATGGGCTACATCGTCGAGCGAGCCAACATCGTCGATCGGCTGTTCTCGACGCTATTCAGCGTCACGCGCCGGGTGCCCGGCTCGATGGCGGTCGCCGCCCTGGCCACCTGCACACTCTTTGCCACCGCAACCGGCATCGTCGGGGCCGTGGTGACGTTGATGGGACTGCTCGCCCTACCAGCGATGCTGAAGGCAAAGTATGACGTGCGCTACGCGACGGGCGTGATCTGCGCGGGCGGCACGCTCGGGATCCTGATCCCGCCTTCCATCCTGCTGATCGTCTATGCGGCCACCTCCGGGATCTCGGTCGTCCGAATGTATGCGGCGGCGCTCCTGCCCGGCCTCGCCCTGGCCGGATTTTATCTCATCTATGTCGTGGTGCGAGCAATCCTGCAGCCGCAACTGGCGCCGCGGCCAACGAAAGAAGATGTGGGCGAGCACACGCCGGTGCAACTCGCCTGGATGATGCTTACATCCTTCGCGCCGCTCGCCTTTCTGATTCTTGCGGTGCTGGGTGCCATTCTCTTCGGCCTGGCAACGCCGTCGGAAGCCGCCGCAATTGGCGCATTGGGGGGACTGGCGCTTGCTGCGGCCTATCGGGCGCTTACCTGGCAGCGACTGAAGGAGTCGGTATATCTGACGGCGCGAACGACTGCGATGGTCTGCTGGTTGTTCGTCGGTTCGGCGACCTTCGCATCGGTATTCGCCTATCTCGGCGGCCAGCAATTCATCAGTGACTTCGTGACCGGCCTGGATATGTCGCCGCTGATGTTCCTGATCCTGGCCCAGGTCATCATCTTCATTCTCGGCTGGCCTCTGGAATGGACTGAAATCATCGTCATCTTCATCCCGATCTTCATTCCGCTGCTGCCGCATTTCGGGATCGATCCGCTGTTCTTCGGTATCCTCGTGGCAATCAACCTGCAGACGGCCTTCCTATCACCACCCATGGCGATGTCGGCATACTACTTGAAGGGCGTCTCGCCTCCGCATGTCAAACTGACAGACATCTTCCGCGGCATGATGCCGTATATGTTGATCGTCATTCTCTGCATGGTGGTCATCTATCTCTTCCCGGGCATCGTCTACATGCTGCCGAATCTCCTCTATGGAGTGCAGAGATGACGCAGTGTCTGGCCCATTGCGAAAGGATAGACCGATGAACAGAAGCCGGTTTTTTGCAATATTTGCATTCGTGACGCTTGTCGCGTTCTGCGCGGTCATCCTGGCGTTTGTTCCACGGTTCGATTTGGCCGCTGCGCTGCTGATCGGGATTGTCCCTGCGGGGTACGACATCTGGGATCAGCTCTTTCGGCGACGCCCGTCGAAATCGCCTGGATAGACTGCAATCGTTCAGCCGCCGCCCTTTCGTGACGGCAATCCGCTGCAAAAAGCCGTTCGTCCATCGACCACGGGCTCTTAGCTTGGAAATTGATCACCCATGGCCCCTCAGCGAAAGCGAGTGGCACGTCATTACGCGAACTTCCGAATAACGGATCGCCGCTTTGCCGGGGTGCGCTAGCTCTTCTCCGAACTTGCCAAACAAAGAATGCTCTATGTCTGCGGGGCAGGGCCGGTCGAAGCCCTGACGATCAGTTCGGTTTTCCACAGCTCCTGGTCGGGGAAGGGGCCGCCCTCTTTCACAGTGCCGATCAGCCGCTGCGCGATGCGAACGCCTGCCGCCCGCAGCGAGGAGCGTGTCGTCGTCAGCGGCACCGAGAAGTTTTCCGGCTTCAATAGCGGCAGCACATCGTCATGGGCGATAAGCGAAATGTCCTCGCCGAGCCGCAGTCCCGCCTGGTTGACCGCGCGGATCGCCCCGAGCGCCATCACCGTGCTGGAGCAGAGGATCGCCGTTGGCCGCTCCGGCAGTTGCAGGAACCGTTCCATGGCCAGCAGGCCCTGTTCGTCCGTCATCAGCGCGTGGTTCATGCAATGCTCCTCGAGCGTGAGGCCGCGTTCGGCAAGGGCTGAGATGACGCCGTTCCTTCTGCGGATGGCGAAATCGAGATGCATTGGACCGTTCATCAAGGCAAAGCGCGTATGGCCGAGCTGCAGCAAGAGCCGCGTCGCGTCGTAGAAAGCCCCTTCGTTATCGATGTCGAGATAGGGAAAATCCGTCTCGGTGCCGAACGAGCGGCCGTGCACGACATAGGGCATGGAGAGCGATTTCAGCATGGCGAGTCGCGGGTCGTGAGCGCGCATGTAGGCAATGAACAGCGCGTCGACATTGCCGCTGATCGCAAGCCGCCGGAGCGCCGCTACCTCATCATCCGGGTCGGACGGCATGATGACGAAATGGAAATCATGGCGCACGGCCTCCTCGCCGAGCCCAGCCAGAAATTCGCCGAAATGGACGTCGGATTGGTGACCCGGCGCCGTCGGCATGACGAGGCCGATCGAGCCCGCCTTGCCGGTTGCGAGCCGCTGGGCAGCCTTGTTCGGCCGGTATCCAGTTTCCTTGACGGCCTGAAGCACGCGCTCCCGGGTCGCTTCATTGACCTCGGGATAGCCGTTGAGCGCCCGGCTCACCGTCGTCTGCGAAAGCCCAAGCAATTCCGATAGCTGTTTGAGATTCACCTGCTATGCTTCCTCCCGGCCCGCCAGTCAGCCGCCTTAAAAGGCCTCCCGCCTTCAAACGGCATCCAAAGCGCTTTCAAATATGTATCATCTCGAGCGCTTGACTCAAGAAAAATCGCTCCATATTTCCACGATAGGCGCTGCTGCGCCGCGATATTCCCCCGCTCGGGAGGGATTTTCGCGAAATGACTTGACTTCATTCCACCGAAAGTGAAATGAGTGGGTTGTCAAAGCGCTTTGAAATTTCTTTTGAAGGGAATTCGGCGCGGTTGGGATTGTGATGGGAGGTTGATCACATGAAAAAGTCATTCTTGATGGGCGTTGCCGTTGCGGCGCTCTTTGCCGGAGCTGCGTCAGCGGCCGATCTGAAATTTGCCCCGGGACAGGATTCCAAATTCAACTGGAAGAGCTATGACGACTTCAAGGCCGCGCATGCCGATCTGAAGGGGCAGCCGCTGACGATCTTCGGGCCGTGGCGCGGAGAGGACGAGGCGTTCTTCATGAGCGTTCTCGCCTATTTCACCGAAGCGACCGGCGTCGACGCGAAGTACTCTTCTTCCGAAAACTACGAACAACAGATCGTCATCGACACCCAGGCGGGCTCGCCGCCGAATATCGCCATTCTGCCGCAGCCGGGCCTTCTGGCCGATCTAGCCAGCAAGGGCTTCCTGACGCCGCTCGGCGATGACAACTCCAAATGGATCAAGGACAATTACGGCGCGGGCGACAGCTGGGTCGGTTACGGCACCTACAAGGGCAAGGACGGCAAGGAAGCTTTCTATGCCTTCCCTTACAAGGCGGATGTCAAATCGCTCGTCTGGTACGTTCCGGAGAATTTCGAGGAAGCCGGCTATAAGATTCCGACGACCATGGAAGAACTGCATGCCCTGACCGATCAGATCGTCAAGGATGGCGGCGTTCCCTGGTGCATCGGTCTTGGTTCTGGCGGCGCCACCGGCTGGCCGGCGACCGACTGGGTCGAAGATATCATGCTGCGCATGCAGCCACCCGAAGCCTATGACAAGTGGACGACCAACGAACTGAAGTTTACCGATCCGGCCGTCGTTGCCGCGATCGACGAATTCGGCAAGTTCGCCAAGAACGAGAAATATGTCGATGGCGGCGTGGCTGCGGTGGCTTCGACCGATTTCCGCGACAGCCCGAAGGGCCTCTTTGCCGTTCCGCCGAAGTGCTACATGCACCATCAGGCCTCGTTCATTCCGTCATTCTTCCCTGAGGGCACGAAACTCGGCCAGGATGCCGACTTCTTCTACATGCCGACCTATGCTTCGAAACCGGAACTCGGCAAGCCGGTTCTCGGCGCCGGCACGCTGGTCTCGATCGCCAAGGATTCGAAGGCGGCTCGTGCCTTCATCGACTTCCTGAAGACCCCGATCGCGCACGAGGTATGGATGGCGCAGTCGAGTTTCCTGACGCCATACAAGAGCGTCAGCACCGAGGCTTATGCCAATCCGCAGATGAAGAAGGAAGGCGAGATCCTGACTTCCGCCACCACCTTCCGCTTTGACGGTTCCGACCTGATGCCGGGCAAGATCGGTGCCGGCGCCTTCTGGACGGGCATGGTCGATTTCGTCGGCGGCAAGTCCGCCGAAGAGGCTGCCGGCGAAATCCAGAGCGCCTGGGACGGCATCAAGTAATCCTTAAAATGATGCCGCCGGCTTGCCGGCGGCATGGCCTGCATTGCTGGCCGGGTTCGAAAAAGCCCGGCCATCGCCGGCTAAATTGTGATTGGGCAATCGAACATATTGACGGTGACCGGCCTTGGCCCGTCAGAATGAAAACCTGTCGGAATAAGATCAGGGGAAGCAGGGGAGGGACGTAATGCTGTGGCAGATAGTGTCCGCTTTGAGCGTCGTGGTCGTCGCGGTTGTCGCGTGCTCGGCCTATTTCTATTTTTCGAACAAGATCCTGGATTTCGCTCTGCCGGTGAGCGATGGCGACGTGCGTGCCGCCTCGCGCAATCTGAACCGGCGCGCGATGATCCGCCCTTGGCTGTTTCTCGGCCCGGCGCTCTTCCTGCTCTTCGTCTATCTCGTCTATCCCGTCGTCGCGACATTCATTCTTTCCTTCTACGATCGCACCGGTCTGCAGTTCGTCGGCCTGACCAATTACAAATGGGCGATCGGTGACCGCGAATTCCGCCAGTCGATCTTCAACAACATCCTCTGGCTCGCGGTCGTGCCGGCCGCCTGCACCTTCTTCGGCCTGGTCATCGCGGTGATGACGGACCGCATCTGGTGGGGCAATATCGCCAAGAGCATCGTCTTCATGCCGATGGCGATCTCCTTCGTCGGTGCCTCGGTCATCTGGAAGTTCATCTATGAATATCGCGGCGGCAATGACGTCCAGATCGGCCTGCTGAACGCCATCGTCCAGCTCTTCGGCGGCACGCCCGAAGTCTGGATCTCGGTTCCCTTCTGGAACAATTTTTTCCTGATGGTCATCCTGATCTGGATCCAGACCGGCTTCGCCATGGTCATCCTGTCGGCCGCGCTGCGCGGCATCCCCGAGGAGACGATCGAGGCCGCCGTCATCGACGGAGCCAATGGCTGGCAGATCTTCTGGCGCATCATGGTGCCGCAGGTCTGGGGCACCATCGCCGTTGTCTGGACGACGATCACCATCCTCGTCCTCAAAGTCTTCGATATCGTGCTGACCATGACCAACGGCCAATGGCAGACGATGGTGCTGGCGAACCTGATGTTCGACTGGATGTTCCGCGGTGGCGGCGATTCCGGCCGAAGCGCCGTCATCGCCATCATCATCATGCTCGCCGTCACGCCGATCATGATCTGGAACGTGCGCCGTGCCAATCGCGAACTGAAGGGCCATTGAGATGACCGCAGTTGGAAGTTACTTCAAGATCGGCCCCGCCCGTCTCTTCGTTCACCTCGCGGTTCTCTTAATCGTCATCATCTGGTTGATCCCGACGCTCGGCATCTTCGTCAGCGCCCTGCGTGACAAGGACCAAATCGTCGTCTCAGGCTGGTGGACGGCCTTCGTCGGCTCGACGCAGACCGTCGCCGTTCGCCTGGGCACGCCCGACCAGCAGCGGCAGGAAGGCGCCAACTACGTCATCTCAGGCAATGTGCTGGAAGGGCAGACCGGCAGGTCGGTCAAAGCCTTCGGCAACCGCGTGCAGCAGCCGGCCGCTTTCGACGCCGGCATGACCGCCGATCTCGGCGATGGTGAAACGCTGCAGATCAACAGCGACGGCAGCTATCGCTACATGAAGAACGCGGCCTTTTCGCCCGACGCGCGGCCGCGGCGCATCTACGTGTCCGTCTCGGCACCGCCGGAATTCACGCTGCAGAACTACAAGACGGTTCTGACTGGCGAAGGCATTGGCCAGTCGTTCATCAATTCGCTGACGGTGACGATCCCGGCAACGATCATCCCGATCCTGATCGCTGCTTTTGCCGCCTATGCCTTGAGCTGGATGGAGTTTCCCGGCCGCGCACTGCTGATTGCGCTCGTCGTCGGCCTCATCGTCGTGCCGCTGCAGATGTCGCTGATCCCACTGCTGCGCCTCTATAACGAGGTCGGCACCATGCTCGGCCAGCCGTCGAAGACTTATCCCGGCATCTGGCTGGCGCATACCGCCTTCGGCATGCCGCTCGCCATCTTTCTCCTGCGGGCCTATATTGCCGGCCTGCCGAAGGAAATCATCGAATCCGCCCGCGTCGACGGCGCCAGCGACTTCGAGATCTTCACCCGCATCGTTTTGCCTTTGTCCTTCCCGGCGCTCGCCTCCTTCGCCATCTTCCAGTTCCTGTGGGTGTGGAACGACCTGCTTGTCGCCATGGTCTTCCTCGGCACCGACAAGGATCATCTCGTGCTGACCGGCAGCCTGAACGCGCTGCTCGGCTCGCGCGGAGGCAATTGGGAGATTTTGACGGCATCGGCCTTCGTCACCATCGTCGTACCGCTGCTCGTCTTCTTCGGGCTGCAGCGCTATCTGGTGCGCGGTCTGCTGGCGGGCTCGGTCAAGGGCGGCTGACAATTCCCAAACGTGACTTCAAACAGGATATTCCATGAACGTGGCTTCCCAATCGATCTCGACCCCCGACAAGGACTGGTGGCGCGGCGCGGTGATCTATCAGATCTATCCGCGCTCCTACCAGGATTCGAACGGTGACGGCATCGGCGACCTGAAGGGCATCACCGCCCGCCTTCCGCATGTGGCAAGCCTCGGCGTCGATGCGATCTGGATCTCGCCCTTCTTCACCTCGCCGATGCGCGATTTCGGTTACGATGTGTCCGACTACGAGAACGTCGATTCGATCTTCGGCACGCTGGTGGATTTCGATACGATGATCGCTGAGGCCCATCGCCTCGGCATCCGCGTAATGATCGACCTTGTCATTTCCCACAGCTCGGACCAGCATCCCTGGTTCGTGCAGAGCCGTTCCAGCAGGACCAACGCCAAGGCAGATTGGTATGTCTGGGCCGACGCCAAACCCGACGGCTCGCCGCCGAACAACTGGCTGTCGATCTTCGGCGGCTCGGCATGGGCGTGGGATCCGACGCGCATGCAATATTACCTGCACAATTTCCTGACCTCGCAGCCGGATATGAACCTGCATAACCCTGAGGTGCAGGACCGATTGCTCGATGTCGTGCGTTTCTGGCTCAATCGCGGCGTCGACGGCTTCCGCCTCGACACGATCAATTTCTATTTCCACGATCCGCTCTTGCGTGACAATCCGGCGCTCGCTCCCGAGCGTCGCAACGCCTCGACGGCGCCGGCGGTCAATCCCTATAATTTTCAGGAGCATATCTACGACAAGAACCGTCCGGAGAATCTCGCCTTCCTCAAGCGCTTCCGCGCCGTTCTCGAGGAATTCCCGGCAATCGCCGCCGTCGGCGAGGTCGGTGACAGTCAGCGTGGCCTCGAAATTGTCGGCGAATATACCTCGGGCAACGACAAGATGCACATGTGTTACGCCTTCGAGTTCCTGGCGCCGGATCCGCTGACGCCGGAACGTGTCGAGGAGGTGATGGAAGATTTCGCAGCCGCCGCACCCGATGGCTGGGCCTGCTGGGCCTTCTCCAATCACGACGTCATGCGCCATGTCAGCCGCTGGGGCGGGCTGGTCGCCGATCACGACGCCTTCGCCAAGCTCTACGCTTCGCTGCTGATGACGCTGCGCGGTTCCGTCTGCCTCTATCAGGGCGAAGAACTGGCGTTGACCGAAGCCGATCTCGCCTACCAGGATCTGCAGGATCCCTATGGCATCCAGTTCTGGCCTGAATTCAAGGGTCGCGACGGCTGCCGCACGCCGATGGTCTGGGACAGCCATGTCGCGCAGGGCGGCTTCTCCACGGTCAAGCCCTGGCTGCCGGTGCCGGTCGAGCACATCCTGCGCGCGGTAAACGTCCAGCAGGGCGACGAGACTTCGGTGCTCGAGCACTATCGCCGCTTCATCGCCTTCCGCAAGCTGCACCCGGCCTTTGCAAAGGGGGAGATCGAATTCGAGGAGAGCGAGGGTGATACCCTGGTCTTCACCCGCGAATACGGCAATGAGAAACTGCTCTGCATTTTCAACATGAGCCCGGCCGAGGCTGGGGTCACCCTGCCTGCTGGAGAATGGCAGGCGTTGACGGGCCATGGCTTTATCAGCAACAACTATGGCGACAAGATCGATATTCCGGCCTGGGGGGCGTATTTCGCCCGTCTCGCCTAAGGATCAGGAGGGGAGAGAGAAATGACTGGACTGACACTGAAGGATATCCGCAAATCCTACGGTTCCGTGGATGTTCTCCATGGGATCGACCTCGATATCAAGCAAGGCGAATTCATCGTCTTCGTCGGTCCGTCCGGCTGCGGCAAGTCCACGCTTCTGCGCATGATCGCGGGTCTCGAGGCGATCACCGGCGGCGAGATGTATATCGACGGCATGCTCGTCAATGACGTGCCGCCGTCGAAGCGCGGCATCGCCATGGTCTTCCAGTCCTACGCCCTCTATCCCCACATGACCGTCTATGACAACATGGCCTTCGGCATGAAGATCGCCGGCGAAAGCAAGCAGGAGATCGACCGCCGCGTCCGGGCGGCGGCCGAGAGCTTGCAACTGACCAAATATCTCGACCGCCTGCCGAAGGCGCTTTCCGGCGGCCAGCGCCAGCGCGTGGCGATCGGCCGCGCCATCTGCCGCGATCCGAAGGTCTTCCTGTTCGACGAGCCGTTGTCCAACCTCGATGCCGCGCTGCGTGTCGCCACCCGCATCGAGATCGCCCGCCTGAACGAACAGATGGCCGATACGACGATGATCTACGTGACCCACGACCAGGTGGAGGCGATGACGCTCGCCGACCGCATCGTCGTGCTTTCCGCCGGCAATATCGAGCAGGTCGGCGCGCCGCTGGAGCTCTATGAGCGCCCCGCCAACCTCTTCGTCGCCAAATTCATCGGCTCGCCGGCCATGAACATCATCCCCGCAACGATCGCCGCGGCCGGCAGCCAGACGACGGTGACGCTGACCGGCGGCATGTCGGTGACGCTCGATGTGGCGACCGATGCGTCGGAGGCGGGCAAACAGGCAAGCTTCGGCGTTCGTCCGGAAGATCTGCGTATTGCCGACGGCGCCGACTATGTTTTCGAGGGCGAGGTGTCGATCGTCGAAGCGCTTGGCGAAGTGACGCTGCTCTACATCGAGGGCCTGGTTCCCGGCGAGCCGATCGTCGTCAAGCTGCCCGGCATCTACGACGTCCACAAGGGCCAGAAGATGCGTTTTGCCGCCGACCGGCAGAAGTTGCATCTCTTTGACGCGACCGGCCACACCTATCGGAAATGAGGAAGCCATTTTTGGGGTAATAACACCAGAAATTGTGCGGCACGGGCCGAATTCTCACTTTCTGTTAAAGATCGGCTGCTACCTTTTCCCCGTCGATTTATGAGGGGGATAAGCACGTGGCCGCTTCCAATCCATCACAGCCAAGGTCTCATTTCCTGAGCAAGGAAGAATCCTTCATGTACGACCGCGAAGCGCGGTTCAAGATGGAGGACACCATGAATGCCGCGCGCATCGAGTATACGGAAAAGGGCGTCATGCATGCGGCTTCGCGCCGCTGCGATATTGTCCGGATCTCGATGAGCAGCGCGACACTCGCGATTCTGACCCAGTTCAGCCTGCCGAAGCAGTTCTATCTGGATATTCCGGATGCCCGCATCACCAAGGTCGGCTGCCTGCTGATGAAGGTGAACGCCAACAACACGATCGAAGTCCGCTTCCTGCGCCTGCTGACGCAGAAGGAGCTGAACAAGATCTTCGTCTACAGCACCCATCCGGCGCACAAGGATTACGTCCTCGATATCCGCGCCTGACGGATAGGCCGGACCGATACGGAAAAACCCGCGGGGTGCTTGGCGCGCGCCCCGCGGGTTTTTGCTTGTCCACACCTGATAATGCTCAGTGGAAGAGCACGCTCGCACCCTGGTCCGAAGCGCCGACGGCGCGGCGGAAAGGCGCGAAGAGCTCGCGGCCCATGCCGAATTCATTATCGGAGAGATCGACGGTCACCGGCTCGCGCTCGGCCATGTCAGCCGCATCGACGAGCACCTCGAGCGTGCCCTTGATCGCGTCCAGGCGAATGATGTCGCCGTCCCTGATGCGGGCGATCGGGCCGCCATCGACTGCTTCCGGCGTGACGTGGATTGCCGCCGGCACCTTGCCGGATGCGCCCGACATGCGCCCATCGGTGAGCAACGCTACGCGAAAACCGCGATCCTGCAGCACGCCGAGCGGCGGCGTCAGCTTGTGCAGTTCCGGCATGCCGTTCGCCTTCGGCCCCTGGAAGCGCACGACAGCGACGAAATCGCGGTTGAGCTTGCCCTCCTTGAAGGCGTCCTGCAGCTCCTGCTGGCTGTGGAAGACGATCGCCGGCGCCTCGATGACATGGCGCTCCGGCTTGACGGCCGAGATCTTGATGACGGCTTTGCCGAGATTGCCGCGCAGCATCTTCAGCCCGCCATTCGCCTGGAAGGGCGTTTCGATGCTCGCAAGCACCTTCGGATCGTGGCTCTTGTCCGGCGACGGTTCGCGCAGGACGGTGCGGTTTGCGCCGAGACGGGCATCGACCGTATAGGCTTCGAGGCCCTGGCCGAAGACGGTGCGCACATCGTCGTGCACCAGGCCGTGCTTCAACAGTTCCTTGATGAGGAAGCCCATGCCGCCGGCGGCCTGGAAATGGTTCACGTCGGCAAGACCGTTCGGATAGACGCGCGCAAGCAGCGGCACGACCTCCGAAAGCTCGGCAATATCTTGCCAGGTCAGCTGGATGCCGG from Rhizobium lentis carries:
- a CDS encoding TRAP transporter substrate-binding protein, coding for MSKKAVSRRELLGASTLVGATAVGALAAPAVLAQAPTVIKMQTSWPASDIWMDFARLYVERVERMSGGRLKFELMPAGTVVGAFQVLDGVNDGVIDAAHTVPVYWYGKHKAASLFGTGPVFGGSATTMLGWFHQGGGKDLYRELTQDIMGLNVYGFYGFPMPAQPFGWFKNPVATVNDINGLKYRTVGLAADLMQNMGMSVAQLPGGEIVPAMERGVIDAFEFNNPSSDIRFGSQDVAKNYMLSSYHQASESFEFLFNKDVFDDLPDDLQAILEYGVEAASTAITASAMDNYSSDLQKLQAEHGVTVHRTPKEILDAQLKAWDEIIPTLEADAFMKKVLDSQRQWVERVVYYELMNSADLALAYEHYFPGKLNLGK
- a CDS encoding TRAP transporter small permease subunit is translated as MLRYIAFADELSAWFGKVFAWGILIMAFGVGYEVVARYLFRAPTPWAFDLSYMLYGTIFMMAGAYTLSRDGHVRGDFIYRLWKPRTQARLELVLYFIFFFPGITALVFSGWKYAARSWRYLEVSSNSPAGVPIFQFKAVIVAAGILLFLQGVAQVFRCILCIRTGEWPKQAEDVEELEKVLLETKSLDVLDSEDEGFLPSRGLDAGREPRDRDSQ
- a CDS encoding TRAP transporter large permease; its protein translation is MTDAHIAVGMLLILILAIFLGFPVAFTLMALGVGFGYYAYFDAGRMWRGYDRALESGGDAFTLAQTWIGGFFNNRIFDLFVNQTYSVIQNDVLTAIPLFLFMGYIVERANIVDRLFSTLFSVTRRVPGSMAVAALATCTLFATATGIVGAVVTLMGLLALPAMLKAKYDVRYATGVICAGGTLGILIPPSILLIVYAATSGISVVRMYAAALLPGLALAGFYLIYVVVRAILQPQLAPRPTKEDVGEHTPVQLAWMMLTSFAPLAFLILAVLGAILFGLATPSEAAAIGALGGLALAAAYRALTWQRLKESVYLTARTTAMVCWLFVGSATFASVFAYLGGQQFISDFVTGLDMSPLMFLILAQVIIFILGWPLEWTEIIVIFIPIFIPLLPHFGIDPLFFGILVAINLQTAFLSPPMAMSAYYLKGVSPPHVKLTDIFRGMMPYMLIVILCMVVIYLFPGIVYMLPNLLYGVQR
- a CDS encoding LacI family DNA-binding transcriptional regulator, giving the protein MNLKQLSELLGLSQTTVSRALNGYPEVNEATRERVLQAVKETGYRPNKAAQRLATGKAGSIGLVMPTAPGHQSDVHFGEFLAGLGEEAVRHDFHFVIMPSDPDDEVAALRRLAISGNVDALFIAYMRAHDPRLAMLKSLSMPYVVHGRSFGTETDFPYLDIDNEGAFYDATRLLLQLGHTRFALMNGPMHLDFAIRRRNGVISALAERGLTLEEHCMNHALMTDEQGLLAMERFLQLPERPTAILCSSTVMALGAIRAVNQAGLRLGEDISLIAHDDVLPLLKPENFSVPLTTTRSSLRAAGVRIAQRLIGTVKEGGPFPDQELWKTELIVRASTGPAPQT
- a CDS encoding ABC transporter substrate-binding protein translates to MKKSFLMGVAVAALFAGAASAADLKFAPGQDSKFNWKSYDDFKAAHADLKGQPLTIFGPWRGEDEAFFMSVLAYFTEATGVDAKYSSSENYEQQIVIDTQAGSPPNIAILPQPGLLADLASKGFLTPLGDDNSKWIKDNYGAGDSWVGYGTYKGKDGKEAFYAFPYKADVKSLVWYVPENFEEAGYKIPTTMEELHALTDQIVKDGGVPWCIGLGSGGATGWPATDWVEDIMLRMQPPEAYDKWTTNELKFTDPAVVAAIDEFGKFAKNEKYVDGGVAAVASTDFRDSPKGLFAVPPKCYMHHQASFIPSFFPEGTKLGQDADFFYMPTYASKPELGKPVLGAGTLVSIAKDSKAARAFIDFLKTPIAHEVWMAQSSFLTPYKSVSTEAYANPQMKKEGEILTSATTFRFDGSDLMPGKIGAGAFWTGMVDFVGGKSAEEAAGEIQSAWDGIK
- a CDS encoding carbohydrate ABC transporter permease produces the protein MLWQIVSALSVVVVAVVACSAYFYFSNKILDFALPVSDGDVRAASRNLNRRAMIRPWLFLGPALFLLFVYLVYPVVATFILSFYDRTGLQFVGLTNYKWAIGDREFRQSIFNNILWLAVVPAACTFFGLVIAVMTDRIWWGNIAKSIVFMPMAISFVGASVIWKFIYEYRGGNDVQIGLLNAIVQLFGGTPEVWISVPFWNNFFLMVILIWIQTGFAMVILSAALRGIPEETIEAAVIDGANGWQIFWRIMVPQVWGTIAVVWTTITILVLKVFDIVLTMTNGQWQTMVLANLMFDWMFRGGGDSGRSAVIAIIIMLAVTPIMIWNVRRANRELKGH